In Desulfomonile tiedjei DSM 6799, a genomic segment contains:
- a CDS encoding epoxyqueuosine reductase — protein sequence MAADARIWLTEIIEEYLKDSPDNSLKMEPDEKAWDAVLVGFSSGADPLYEAYKDLVSESHWTPLEAFSIGFPDVVVNPANLTVISWILPQREATRSDNRKETFYPSRRWVQARFPGEEFNNSLRRHLVNALSSRGIKSVAPILLPEWSRVKSARFVFSSKWSERHAAYAAGLGTFGLCDGLITSKGKAHRVGSVIADLSVPVTERPYDNHHAYCLFFYDGSCTACRKRCPVGAITETGHDKQKCREHVHETCGEYVRKSFGSDGHGCGLCQTGVPCESGIPKKILKALNKTDSCGKR from the coding sequence ATGGCTGCAGATGCAAGAATCTGGTTAACCGAAATTATAGAAGAATATCTGAAAGATTCTCCAGACAATTCTCTCAAGATGGAACCTGATGAAAAGGCGTGGGATGCCGTTCTCGTGGGATTTTCGTCAGGTGCTGACCCTCTTTATGAGGCGTACAAGGATCTCGTCAGCGAATCACATTGGACACCACTTGAAGCCTTTTCAATCGGGTTTCCTGACGTGGTCGTCAATCCTGCCAATCTCACGGTCATCAGTTGGATTCTTCCACAACGAGAGGCTACGAGGTCAGACAATCGCAAAGAGACCTTTTACCCGTCTCGACGATGGGTGCAAGCTCGGTTCCCTGGCGAGGAATTCAACAATAGTCTTCGGCGGCACCTGGTTAACGCATTGAGCAGCAGAGGTATCAAATCCGTGGCACCAATCCTTCTCCCGGAGTGGAGTCGGGTCAAATCGGCCAGGTTCGTCTTCTCTTCAAAATGGTCGGAGCGTCATGCAGCCTATGCAGCAGGGCTCGGAACATTCGGTCTCTGCGACGGGCTGATCACATCGAAGGGGAAAGCTCATCGTGTCGGTTCGGTAATTGCCGATCTGTCTGTGCCTGTTACGGAAAGACCATATGACAATCACCACGCATACTGCCTATTTTTCTATGACGGCTCATGCACCGCGTGCCGTAAACGATGCCCCGTCGGCGCTATTACCGAAACGGGTCACGATAAGCAGAAATGTCGGGAGCATGTCCATGAGACCTGCGGTGAATATGTGAGGAAAAGCTTCGGCTCTGACGGGCATGGTTGTGGACTTTGTCAGACAGGGGTGCCGTGCGAATCGGGAATTCCAAAGAAGATCCTTAAAGCACTGAACAAGACCGATTCTTGTGGGAAGCGATGA
- a CDS encoding flavodoxin family protein has protein sequence MKVAAFSGSARKDGNTAILIGHVFRELEKEGVETELFQLAGKEIRGCMACYKCWGKKNQRCTNEKDVVNDYIAVMLEVEGIILASPTYFTDVSSEMKALIDRVGMVSRANENMFKRKVGAAVSVQRRGGAIHAFDTMNHFFLSGQMIIPGSSYWNFGVGREIGEVEKDEEGLQTMKQLGQNMAWTLKKLYG, from the coding sequence ATGAAAGTAGCAGCTTTCAGCGGAAGCGCCCGCAAAGACGGCAATACGGCCATTCTGATAGGTCATGTTTTCAGAGAACTTGAAAAAGAAGGTGTAGAAACTGAACTGTTTCAACTGGCAGGCAAGGAAATCCGGGGGTGCATGGCATGTTACAAGTGCTGGGGAAAGAAGAACCAACGCTGTACGAACGAAAAGGACGTCGTGAACGATTACATTGCCGTAATGCTGGAAGTGGAAGGCATCATCCTTGCCTCTCCTACCTACTTCACCGATGTGTCGAGCGAGATGAAAGCTCTCATAGACCGGGTGGGGATGGTGTCCAGGGCCAATGAGAACATGTTCAAGCGAAAAGTCGGAGCAGCAGTATCAGTCCAGAGAAGGGGAGGCGCTATCCACGCATTCGATACGATGAACCATTTCTTCCTGTCAGGACAAATGATTATCCCGGGCTCTTCCTATTGGAATTTTGGGGTTGGCAGGGAGATTGGTGAAGTGGAGAAGGATGAGGAAGGCCTCCAGACAATGAAGCAGTTGGGCCAGAATATGGCCTGGACTTTGAAAAAGCTTTATGGCTGA
- a CDS encoding ATP-binding protein, translating into MKFKLFHKIFSAFIITILAAIIVLALAMYFTANRRFSEYVTKVEMGQLDDLVVSLGTLYQEKHSWEQFQENPRFWFRFIWMYLPEIPGYHPSPPPPLPQLSEGHRERNLSAADPSLRRQKNQDTGDRHEFREQEVSGTRPLGPPPLPPRRDSIGPRVALFDENKQPVAGPPGFPVRGYVLRPIDVSGQTVGWLGLMPLRHGSHPLELAFIREQTRTMFLAGLCVFALAGLTSFFLSKHLLSPIKKLTEAARELRSLRFSTKIDVHTRDELGQLANAFNSMAQALEKNEMLRKQWTSDVAHELRTPLAILRGEIEAMQDGVREISPERLISLHDETNRIGKLVDDLHVLFVADSENLVQQKYPVKPLRILQEVLGTFETRLEQAGIQVEDHSIEDRESVIIGDEDRLKRLFTNLIENTVRYTDSPGFLRINTFCSVQKLTLVLEDSPPGVPSEALDQVFDRLYRVDKSRSRASGGSGLGLSICREIVTGHGGLIRASHSSLGGLLISIEFPLQSE; encoded by the coding sequence ATGAAATTCAAATTATTCCATAAGATTTTTTCAGCATTCATAATCACGATTTTGGCAGCAATAATCGTTTTGGCCCTGGCGATGTACTTTACAGCGAATCGTCGATTCTCGGAGTATGTGACAAAAGTGGAAATGGGGCAATTGGACGATCTGGTAGTCTCTCTTGGCACTCTCTATCAGGAGAAACACTCTTGGGAGCAGTTCCAGGAAAACCCTCGCTTCTGGTTTCGATTCATCTGGATGTATTTACCTGAAATCCCCGGCTATCATCCTTCCCCTCCTCCTCCTCTCCCCCAACTGTCCGAGGGACACAGAGAAAGGAACCTTTCGGCCGCAGATCCTTCATTACGCCGTCAAAAGAATCAGGACACCGGCGATCGCCACGAATTCCGTGAACAAGAAGTTTCGGGGACGAGACCACTCGGGCCGCCACCTCTTCCTCCCCGGAGAGACTCCATTGGGCCGCGCGTTGCTCTTTTTGATGAGAACAAACAACCTGTTGCCGGCCCCCCGGGATTTCCTGTCCGAGGTTATGTGCTGCGCCCGATCGATGTCAGTGGACAGACGGTAGGCTGGCTCGGACTCATGCCTTTGAGGCATGGATCCCATCCCCTGGAGCTTGCTTTTATCCGGGAACAGACCCGAACGATGTTTCTGGCAGGATTATGTGTCTTCGCTCTGGCAGGCTTGACATCCTTTTTTCTCTCCAAACATTTGCTCTCACCAATCAAAAAGCTGACAGAAGCTGCAAGGGAGCTCCGCTCTCTTCGATTCAGCACAAAAATTGACGTACATACCCGCGATGAACTAGGCCAACTGGCTAATGCTTTCAATTCCATGGCGCAAGCGCTGGAGAAGAATGAAATGCTTCGGAAGCAGTGGACATCCGATGTGGCGCATGAATTGAGGACCCCTTTGGCCATACTTCGGGGGGAAATAGAAGCAATGCAGGATGGGGTCAGAGAAATCAGCCCCGAGAGGCTCATCTCACTCCATGATGAGACAAATCGAATCGGCAAACTTGTGGACGATCTCCACGTGCTCTTTGTAGCGGATTCGGAAAACCTTGTGCAGCAAAAGTACCCGGTGAAGCCGCTGAGAATCCTCCAAGAGGTCCTTGGCACGTTTGAAACTCGCCTGGAGCAAGCAGGTATTCAAGTTGAGGATCATTCAATCGAGGATCGGGAGTCGGTGATCATCGGAGATGAGGATCGCCTGAAACGACTGTTTACGAATTTGATTGAAAATACCGTTCGATACACCGATTCTCCTGGATTCTTGCGTATCAATACTTTTTGCTCGGTACAGAAACTTACTCTCGTCCTTGAAGACTCCCCACCGGGAGTCCCATCCGAGGCCCTCGACCAGGTTTTTGACAGACTCTATCGTGTGGATAAGTCAAGGAGTCGAGCTTCGGGGGGTAGCGGCTTGGGCCTTTCAATATGTAGGGAAATCGTCACGGGACATGGTGGTTTGATTCGCGCCTCACATTCATCACTGGGAGGATTGCTGATTTCTATCGAGTTCCCGCTTCAGAGCGAATGA
- a CDS encoding ABC transporter permease, which yields MSLVRTGQLRDFRIAIRSLTGHPLRVALSVLAIMIGVASLIVLVGIGRGSEQKIRKVIEDMGPNLIVVSAGQSRVVKGQLGQMGMMTNLTLKDANAIAAECPSVRTVAPAYFKKMLVKFENMTYSTKIVGTMPSIQEARNVSVRPGSFFDETENSLMAPVAVIGPTVVESLFGLRDPIGASIMIGRVMFHVIGVTASKGSVAGEDQDDQIFVPLRTAMVKLMNVTYLSTVYVEAAGVNRIHTAGAEIKSLLRERHRLRENKEDDFTIRNQTDVMETQKSVAKTFSLLVASIAISSLIIGGVGILGVMLLSIRERISEIGIRRAVGAKRRDILVQFLVESSFLGILGGIAGLFLGLGASFGVKATSGIPVILQPDYIVLSLVFSLATGLVFGIYPSWKAARLDPIEALNTEA from the coding sequence GTGAGCCTGGTGCGAACGGGTCAATTACGTGATTTCCGAATTGCTATAAGGTCTCTCACAGGCCACCCATTGAGAGTTGCCCTCTCCGTGCTGGCTATCATGATCGGCGTAGCATCCCTTATTGTCCTGGTCGGAATCGGAAGAGGAAGTGAGCAAAAAATCCGTAAAGTAATTGAAGATATGGGCCCAAATCTGATCGTCGTGAGTGCAGGACAGTCAAGGGTAGTCAAGGGGCAGCTCGGTCAAATGGGCATGATGACGAACTTGACATTAAAAGATGCCAATGCAATTGCTGCAGAGTGTCCATCGGTTCGCACGGTCGCTCCAGCTTACTTTAAGAAAATGCTGGTAAAATTTGAAAATATGACCTACAGCACCAAGATCGTGGGGACTATGCCTTCAATCCAGGAAGCACGAAATGTCTCGGTGCGACCCGGATCGTTTTTTGATGAAACGGAAAACAGCCTCATGGCACCGGTGGCAGTTATCGGCCCCACGGTAGTGGAGTCTTTATTCGGCCTACGTGACCCCATCGGTGCATCCATCATGATCGGAAGAGTGATGTTTCATGTCATTGGAGTAACCGCCTCGAAGGGGTCTGTCGCCGGTGAGGATCAAGACGATCAAATATTCGTGCCGCTACGGACAGCCATGGTAAAACTCATGAATGTGACGTACCTGAGCACTGTTTACGTTGAAGCTGCTGGAGTCAACCGGATTCACACTGCTGGGGCCGAAATAAAGTCGCTCCTTAGAGAACGCCATCGCTTGCGTGAGAACAAAGAGGATGATTTTACTATTCGGAACCAAACCGATGTGATGGAGACCCAGAAGTCGGTCGCAAAGACATTCAGCCTGTTGGTCGCGAGCATTGCCATCAGTTCCCTGATTATTGGAGGTGTGGGAATTCTGGGGGTCATGCTTCTTTCAATCCGGGAACGAATAAGCGAAATCGGTATCAGAAGGGCTGTCGGCGCGAAACGGAGGGACATACTTGTTCAATTCCTTGTCGAATCCTCGTTCCTTGGCATACTGGGCGGAATTGCAGGCCTCTTCCTCGGACTGGGCGCATCATTTGGAGTGAAGGCGACCTCAGGCATCCCGGTAATTTTGCAGCCAGACTACATCGTATTGTCACTCGTGTTTTCGCTCGCGACGGGCCTCGTTTTCGGCATCTACCCTTCCTGGAAAGCTGCCCGGCTCGACCCGATTGAAGCGCTGAACACTGAAGCATAA
- a CDS encoding ABC transporter permease: MGRQALKSIAANRTRTVLMMLGVIIGVATLTVIASSVLGARAEVLARVEKFGLQQVGIIAGAGRKPGVPQPVCTSLKVEDAQAMLSEIPNVKSVCSEIVRTDFPVKHGNRSTYAAIIAADPSWASMWGIGLDKGRFLSQEDNIHLARVGVIGKTIQRDLYEHEDPIGKRILINNNPFTIVGVLETRGTTPHGDDMDNQIIIPVSTGQKRVFHQDYVFAIKVELKNSSNMSRSVNDIRELLRERHNLGQGVENDFTIITPTLIMNMMASLSATFSLFLMLVSGISLIVGAIVIANIMFMSVHDRRKEIGLRRSVGARKRDILLQFLLEAVCVAATGGIFGIILGLVGLKVLSGYMKVPATIMWQPIVLGLVSAIAVGLIAGIQPARKAANAHPVEVLR, encoded by the coding sequence ATGGGCCGCCAAGCACTCAAATCCATTGCGGCAAATCGGACCAGAACAGTCCTCATGATGCTCGGTGTGATCATCGGCGTGGCGACGCTCACGGTTATTGCCTCTTCAGTACTGGGGGCTCGCGCTGAAGTATTGGCCAGAGTCGAGAAATTCGGTCTCCAGCAAGTCGGTATCATAGCCGGTGCGGGCAGAAAACCGGGAGTTCCGCAACCCGTTTGCACGAGTCTGAAGGTGGAGGATGCACAAGCGATGCTTTCCGAGATCCCCAATGTGAAGAGCGTGTGCTCGGAGATCGTACGCACGGATTTCCCTGTAAAGCACGGCAATAGGAGTACTTACGCTGCCATCATTGCAGCCGATCCCAGTTGGGCATCCATGTGGGGCATCGGTCTGGACAAGGGAAGATTCTTGTCACAGGAAGACAACATTCATCTGGCACGTGTGGGTGTCATTGGCAAGACCATCCAGAGGGACCTCTATGAACATGAAGATCCGATTGGGAAACGGATACTCATCAACAACAATCCCTTTACTATCGTTGGTGTCCTTGAAACGAGAGGGACAACGCCCCACGGTGACGACATGGATAATCAGATTATCATACCCGTTTCCACCGGGCAAAAGAGAGTCTTTCACCAGGATTACGTCTTCGCTATCAAGGTGGAATTGAAAAACTCCTCCAATATGTCCCGGAGCGTGAATGATATTCGGGAACTTCTCCGGGAAAGGCACAATCTCGGTCAGGGAGTCGAAAACGATTTTACCATTATCACTCCGACTCTGATCATGAACATGATGGCGAGTCTTTCTGCAACATTCAGCCTTTTTCTCATGTTGGTCTCAGGTATATCGCTTATTGTGGGGGCAATTGTGATCGCAAACATAATGTTCATGTCCGTGCACGATAGAAGGAAGGAGATAGGTCTTCGGAGATCGGTTGGAGCGAGAAAGAGAGACATTCTTCTGCAGTTCCTACTGGAGGCAGTCTGCGTTGCCGCCACAGGCGGGATCTTCGGGATTATTCTGGGACTTGTAGGACTCAAAGTGTTGTCAGGTTACATGAAAGTGCCTGCTACCATCATGTGGCAGCCCATCGTTCTTGGGCTAGTAAGTGCAATTGCGGTGGGACTTATAGCAGGAATTCAGCCGGCAAGAAAAGCGGCAAATGCACATCCCGTAGAAGTGTTGAGGTGA
- a CDS encoding efflux RND transporter periplasmic adaptor subunit, with protein MPKKQLRRKHAGILVTIAIVILCGGAYWLNGGFSAKPQQEYETEKVLKQDVRSVVQATGIVKAMVGADVKVGARMPGKVVELPINVGDRVKEGQVIAKIEQDDLVAKVKLQKAVLAEARAEEVRLTKDFERDKQLRSTNSISPQKLDQSEAQHEMAKARTLKCEAELEYWESQLSYATIIAPIKGTVASVNTMQGETVVTGLNAPTFIRIIDLDNLEVLAYVDENDIGKVEVGQEAVFTVAAHQGAEFLGKVTSIYPSATTQDNVVYYITSVSVDNRGGKLRPDMTANVLILVDRRKGVLTVPHKAVQRDGNRKFVFVMNNGMPIKRSVTIGLRDTSCFEITDGLKEGELVVVGETLRK; from the coding sequence ATGCCGAAGAAACAACTGAGACGCAAACATGCCGGAATACTGGTGACGATTGCCATAGTAATCCTTTGTGGGGGAGCTTATTGGCTCAATGGAGGATTTTCCGCCAAGCCGCAACAGGAATACGAAACGGAAAAGGTTCTGAAGCAGGATGTGAGGTCAGTGGTTCAGGCAACCGGAATCGTCAAGGCAATGGTGGGGGCTGACGTGAAAGTTGGAGCCAGGATGCCGGGTAAAGTCGTAGAGCTGCCCATCAATGTAGGAGATAGGGTCAAAGAAGGACAAGTCATTGCCAAAATCGAGCAGGATGATTTAGTCGCAAAGGTAAAGCTTCAAAAGGCGGTGCTAGCAGAAGCCAGAGCTGAAGAAGTGCGTTTGACAAAGGATTTTGAACGCGACAAGCAGTTGCGTTCTACTAATTCTATCTCCCCCCAAAAGTTAGACCAAAGTGAAGCTCAGCACGAAATGGCAAAGGCAAGGACTCTCAAGTGTGAGGCTGAGCTGGAGTATTGGGAATCTCAGCTTTCGTATGCTACCATCATCGCGCCCATTAAAGGCACCGTCGCCTCTGTCAATACGATGCAAGGAGAGACGGTGGTTACAGGGCTCAACGCACCCACCTTCATCAGAATCATCGACCTTGATAATTTGGAAGTGCTGGCCTATGTGGATGAAAACGACATTGGTAAAGTGGAGGTCGGTCAAGAAGCCGTCTTCACTGTCGCAGCCCATCAAGGTGCCGAGTTCCTCGGCAAAGTAACCTCGATCTATCCCTCAGCAACCACACAAGATAACGTCGTCTACTACATCACATCCGTAAGTGTGGACAATCGAGGAGGCAAGTTGAGGCCGGATATGACTGCGAACGTGTTGATCCTTGTCGATCGGAGGAAGGGCGTTCTCACTGTGCCTCATAAAGCTGTTCAACGCGATGGAAATCGGAAGTTCGTTTTTGTGATGAACAATGGCATGCCGATTAAACGGTCAGTGACGATTGGACTGAGAGATACCTCCTGCTTCGAAATAACCGATGGTCTGAAAGAGGGCGAGCTGGTGGTTGTCGGCGAAACTCTCCGGAAGTGA
- a CDS encoding Spy/CpxP family protein refolding chaperone produces MKKSAIVLVLAILFTASVTCLPAFAEPPAPHQGPPPPHGGAFFGGHPGPPPGPPPPHMGGGFGLWDAPPPLMEKLQLTDDQRKQMRQAYVDFQDKTRKTRNALMGLHDEKRTMLISGKIDQAKLAKIDEDITKLSSEVMAEELLMKRQHLAKLTPEQVNLLADFLAKKEMKHGPKMRGR; encoded by the coding sequence ATGAAGAAGTCGGCTATCGTTTTAGTCCTCGCGATTCTATTTACTGCATCAGTGACTTGCCTTCCTGCTTTTGCTGAACCTCCAGCACCCCATCAAGGTCCGCCTCCTCCACATGGAGGAGCATTCTTCGGCGGGCATCCGGGACCGCCTCCAGGTCCGCCCCCTCCGCACATGGGAGGAGGTTTCGGTCTGTGGGATGCTCCACCTCCTCTGATGGAAAAACTTCAGTTAACTGACGACCAACGCAAACAGATGCGTCAGGCGTATGTGGATTTTCAGGACAAGACCAGAAAAACCCGAAATGCTTTGATGGGTTTGCATGATGAGAAAAGAACCATGTTGATTTCCGGCAAAATAGATCAAGCGAAGCTTGCGAAAATCGACGAAGACATTACAAAGCTCTCTTCTGAAGTAATGGCCGAAGAACTTCTCATGAAGAGACAACACCTGGCAAAACTCACCCCCGAACAGGTCAACCTCCTGGCTGACTTCTTGGCGAAAAAAGAGATGAAACACGGACCAAAGATGAGGGGTAGATAA
- a CDS encoding IS701 family transposase, giving the protein MKRSIPDPFGIDEIHFRACFSAPSFRIFVALVVGWVLTMGKHTISQVILTMRLHESKHFASIYRFLGKGRWETDFVSYFVFRMLVETLIAEGIEILVVIDDTLNKHTGKKICGAGWQHDGSLPKHTKQKGYGVCFVIIGLAIRLPGISDRMFCLPYAARLWWPPKAKFNPKSLPYKTKPELGLDLINLTHSWLQEGERLRIVFDLGYCCDTILKARPKNVHITGRLRKDAALFAVLEPAPFTVMGRPRKRGARLPSLETMFQDPNLGWNEIRVFCYGKQTKLLIHQFTALWYHSAGQQPLSIVLCHDPAGHHANMVFFDTDPQAAPQQIIERYAARFSIEMTNRETKNLLGAAEPQCRKETSVTRAPMFAYWAYCFVVLWFVGQFVTAKNLVADPAPWYCRKKSFTFSDMLAAARRSHFSLRIYSKASRINKFEKLNGPRSTRGLDHARIAKL; this is encoded by the coding sequence TTGAAGAGATCTATACCAGATCCGTTCGGGATTGACGAGATTCATTTCAGAGCGTGTTTCAGCGCACCGAGTTTCCGTATCTTCGTTGCGCTGGTGGTCGGTTGGGTGCTCACTATGGGCAAGCACACTATCAGCCAGGTGATTCTGACCATGAGACTCCATGAATCCAAGCACTTCGCCAGCATCTACCGATTCCTCGGCAAGGGACGATGGGAGACTGACTTTGTCTCCTATTTCGTCTTCAGAATGTTGGTAGAAACGCTGATTGCAGAAGGGATCGAGATCCTTGTGGTGATTGACGACACCTTGAACAAGCACACTGGCAAGAAGATCTGTGGCGCGGGCTGGCAGCATGATGGTTCACTCCCAAAGCATACTAAGCAAAAGGGGTATGGAGTGTGCTTTGTCATCATAGGACTGGCGATTCGCCTTCCCGGCATCAGCGATCGCATGTTTTGTCTGCCATACGCTGCCCGCCTTTGGTGGCCGCCAAAGGCCAAGTTTAATCCCAAGAGCCTGCCCTACAAGACAAAACCCGAACTTGGATTGGATCTTATAAATCTGACTCATTCATGGCTCCAAGAGGGAGAAAGACTGAGAATTGTGTTCGACCTGGGATACTGCTGCGATACCATCCTCAAAGCACGACCCAAGAATGTGCACATTACAGGGAGGCTGAGAAAGGATGCAGCTTTGTTCGCTGTGCTGGAACCTGCTCCATTTACAGTGATGGGCAGACCTCGCAAGAGAGGCGCTCGACTGCCCTCCCTGGAAACGATGTTCCAGGACCCCAATCTGGGGTGGAATGAGATTAGGGTCTTCTGCTATGGAAAACAAACTAAGCTCCTGATACATCAGTTCACGGCGCTATGGTATCATAGCGCAGGGCAACAGCCTCTTTCGATCGTGTTGTGCCATGACCCGGCCGGCCACCATGCCAATATGGTGTTTTTCGATACGGACCCTCAGGCTGCACCACAGCAGATTATCGAGCGCTACGCTGCACGCTTTAGCATTGAGATGACCAATCGAGAGACCAAGAACCTCCTGGGTGCGGCTGAACCTCAGTGTCGGAAAGAGACCTCGGTAACCCGTGCCCCTATGTTTGCTTACTGGGCCTACTGCTTTGTAGTGCTTTGGTTCGTTGGGCAATTCGTCACTGCAAAGAACCTCGTTGCCGACCCGGCTCCCTGGTACTGCCGGAAAAAGTCGTTCACCTTTTCAGACATGCTGGCAGCAGCTCGAAGGAGTCATTTCTCGCTGAGAATTTATTCGAAAGCCAGCCGAATCAATAAGTTCGAAAAACTCAACGGCCCGCGCTCCACGCGCGGACTCGACCATGCAAGAATCGCGAAACTATAG
- a CDS encoding response regulator, with amino-acid sequence MNEVEVGMAGRNVLIVEDESKIAELLRDYLIAAGFVVTIVGRGDLAAGEVRKTSPALVLLDIMLPGMDGMDVCREIRRFSTVPIIMLTARVEEIDRVIGLELGADDYVCKPFSPREIVARVKAVLRRTQPEPGEPKLEVGPILMDCDTREVTLRGIPVSLTPSEFALLKALMERPNRVFTRGELLNLVQGYNFDGYERTIDSHIKNLRKKMAENFADQELISTVHGVGYKLAVVDRVPGGDG; translated from the coding sequence ATGAATGAAGTTGAGGTAGGCATGGCCGGCAGAAATGTATTAATTGTAGAAGACGAATCCAAAATTGCCGAGTTGCTGCGGGATTATCTTATCGCGGCCGGTTTTGTTGTAACCATTGTCGGGCGTGGAGATTTGGCGGCCGGGGAAGTGCGGAAGACCTCGCCTGCACTGGTGCTTCTGGATATCATGTTGCCTGGAATGGATGGAATGGATGTGTGTAGAGAAATCAGGAGATTTTCTACCGTTCCTATTATTATGCTTACTGCCCGTGTGGAAGAAATCGACCGGGTCATCGGGCTGGAATTGGGTGCAGACGACTATGTATGCAAACCGTTCAGCCCGAGGGAAATAGTAGCGCGGGTAAAAGCCGTGCTCAGACGCACACAGCCGGAGCCTGGAGAACCTAAGCTGGAGGTGGGCCCGATCTTGATGGACTGTGATACGCGCGAAGTCACTCTCAGAGGAATTCCCGTGAGTCTTACCCCCAGTGAGTTCGCTCTTCTCAAAGCATTAATGGAACGGCCGAACCGCGTATTTACTCGCGGAGAGCTTCTGAATCTCGTTCAAGGCTACAATTTCGATGGGTATGAGCGAACTATCGATTCGCACATCAAGAATTTGCGAAAAAAGATGGCAGAAAACTTTGCGGACCAGGAACTCATAAGCACGGTACACGGGGTTGGGTACAAACTCGCTGTGGTTGACCGCGTTCCGGGAGGTGACGGCTAA
- a CDS encoding DJ-1/PfpI family protein, translated as MGIKKILMLVGDFVEDYEVMVPFQALLMVGHTVHAICPDKKAGDRIRTAVHDFEGDQTYSEKPGHNFTLNATFADVKAEEYDALVIPGGRAPEYIRLNPEVIEIVKHFDATNKPIAAICHGAQVLAAAGVVGGKTCSAYPAVGPDVNSAGGTWVDVGYDKAYVHGNLVTAAAWPAHPDWLAKFLQVLGTKIEP; from the coding sequence ATGGGAATCAAGAAGATTTTGATGCTTGTGGGAGACTTCGTCGAGGATTATGAAGTGATGGTTCCTTTCCAGGCTTTGCTCATGGTCGGCCATACGGTCCATGCGATTTGCCCGGATAAAAAAGCAGGTGACAGGATCCGTACTGCAGTCCACGATTTTGAAGGCGACCAGACCTACAGTGAAAAGCCCGGTCACAATTTCACTCTTAACGCCACATTCGCGGATGTGAAGGCCGAAGAGTATGATGCTCTCGTTATCCCGGGAGGGCGTGCTCCGGAATACATTCGCCTGAACCCTGAAGTGATCGAAATAGTGAAGCATTTCGATGCAACGAACAAGCCGATAGCAGCTATCTGTCACGGAGCCCAGGTACTCGCTGCGGCCGGCGTTGTTGGAGGCAAGACATGTTCGGCATATCCTGCCGTGGGACCGGACGTGAATAGTGCAGGGGGCACCTGGGTAGACGTGGGCTATGACAAGGCATATGTACACGGCAATTTGGTCACAGCCGCGGCCTGGCCTGCTCATCCCGACTGGCTGGCCAAGTTTCTCCAAGTGCTGGGGACCAAGATCGAGCCGTAA